Proteins from a genomic interval of Streptomyces sp. NBC_00820:
- a CDS encoding ABC transporter ATP-binding protein produces MVQVLRRLLSVRGASDAVVAAAPAVSPREVFRRFWPYTRGGRRWLVPVVVFSLIGPVVDGAEIWLFKIVVDDVLVPRDLGPFLWIAPAYLGLFLCSGLVGFADDVTGTWVGERFLLSLRSDVYRHVQGLSLGFFERRRLGDVLSRVTGDVDAVETFLLSGVADALYYVIRLGVFLGLLFWLRWDLTLLTLVVVPLFWGAARHFSGLIKEASRERRRRSGSISAIAEESLGNVALVQAYNRQGWEQRRFDEENTGRFRAAMASARIGALYAPVVEFIEVAGALAVMGMGTWELTRGRLTLGGLLVFLALIGNLYGPVRDLSHLGTTFYAASASAERIIELLDQRPSVAETPGARRTGRARGDVRFDGVWFRYPGGEPARAKPGAVQAPWALSDVSFHVAPGQTLALVGASGAGKSTVAKLQLRFYDPDRGAILLDGTDLRELRLADVRENVAVVLQETLVFHGTVRENIAYGRPEATQAQIVAAARAADAHAFVERLPDGYDTLVGQRGRTLSGGQCQRLAIARAMVRDAPVLLLDEPTTGLDVRSGRRIMEPLRRLMAGRTTVVISHNLLTVREASRIVVLDRGRVVEDGTHDELLARDGTYARLHRLNGTPGPRAPGKVPP; encoded by the coding sequence CGCCGCTCCCGCGGTTTCCCCCCGTGAGGTGTTCCGGCGGTTCTGGCCCTACACCCGCGGTGGCCGGCGCTGGCTGGTGCCCGTCGTCGTGTTCAGCCTGATCGGGCCCGTCGTCGACGGCGCCGAGATCTGGCTGTTCAAGATCGTCGTGGACGACGTGCTCGTCCCCCGGGACCTGGGGCCGTTCCTCTGGATCGCCCCGGCCTATCTGGGGCTCTTCCTCTGCTCCGGCCTGGTCGGATTCGCCGACGACGTGACCGGCACCTGGGTCGGCGAACGCTTCCTGCTCTCGCTCCGCTCCGATGTCTACCGGCACGTCCAGGGCCTGTCGCTCGGCTTCTTCGAGCGCCGCCGGCTCGGGGACGTGCTGTCCCGTGTCACGGGGGACGTGGACGCGGTCGAGACGTTCCTGCTCTCCGGGGTGGCCGACGCGCTCTACTACGTGATCCGGCTGGGCGTCTTCCTCGGCCTGCTGTTCTGGCTGCGCTGGGACCTGACCCTGCTCACGCTCGTCGTCGTGCCGCTGTTCTGGGGGGCGGCACGGCACTTCTCGGGGCTGATCAAGGAGGCGTCGCGGGAGCGCCGGCGCCGCAGCGGCTCGATCAGCGCGATCGCCGAGGAGTCGCTCGGCAATGTCGCCCTGGTGCAGGCGTACAACCGGCAGGGGTGGGAGCAGCGCCGGTTCGACGAGGAGAACACCGGCCGGTTCCGGGCGGCGATGGCCTCGGCGCGGATCGGCGCCCTGTACGCACCCGTCGTCGAGTTCATCGAGGTGGCCGGGGCTCTCGCGGTGATGGGGATGGGCACCTGGGAACTGACGCGGGGCCGGCTCACGCTCGGCGGGCTGCTGGTCTTCCTGGCGCTGATCGGCAACCTCTACGGTCCCGTCCGCGACCTGTCCCACCTCGGCACCACGTTCTACGCGGCCTCCGCCTCGGCGGAACGCATCATCGAGCTGCTGGACCAGCGGCCCTCGGTGGCCGAGACCCCGGGCGCCCGGCGGACCGGCCGGGCGCGGGGCGACGTGCGGTTCGACGGCGTCTGGTTCCGCTATCCCGGCGGGGAGCCCGCGCGGGCGAAGCCGGGTGCGGTTCAGGCGCCCTGGGCGCTGTCGGACGTGTCGTTCCATGTGGCACCCGGCCAGACACTGGCGCTGGTCGGGGCCAGCGGCGCCGGCAAGTCGACCGTCGCGAAGCTGCAGCTGCGCTTCTACGACCCCGACCGGGGGGCGATCCTCCTCGACGGGACCGACCTGCGCGAGCTGCGCCTGGCCGACGTACGGGAGAACGTCGCGGTGGTGCTCCAGGAGACCCTGGTCTTCCACGGCACCGTGCGGGAGAACATCGCCTACGGCCGGCCGGAGGCGACCCAGGCGCAGATCGTCGCGGCGGCCCGCGCGGCGGACGCGCACGCGTTCGTCGAGCGGCTCCCGGACGGTTACGACACGCTGGTCGGCCAGCGCGGCCGTACGCTCTCCGGCGGGCAGTGCCAGCGCCTCGCGATCGCCCGGGCGATGGTCCGCGACGCGCCCGTGCTCCTGCTCGACGAGCCGACCACGGGGCTGGACGTGCGGTCGGGCAGGCGGATCATGGAGCCGCTGCGGCGGCTGATGGCCGGGCGGACGACCGTCGTGATCTCGCACAACCTGCTGACCGTGCGCGAGGCCTCCCGGATCGTGGTCCTCGACCGCGGCCGGGTCGTCGAGGACGGCACCCACGACGAACTGCTGGCGCGCGACGGGACGTACGCCCGCCTCCACCGCCTGAACGGCACCCCCGGTCCGAGGGCGCCGGGAAAGGTGCCGCCATGA